The sequence below is a genomic window from Brevibacillus laterosporus.
TCATTTGATCGAAGCATCTACAATGCATATCGATACCCTTATGCAATCGTTATCTACAACCATGAATGGGCTATCGGAACCTGAAGTCAACGAGCGATTGAATCAATACGGAAAAAATCAAATTGCCCATGAAAAACAGCCCGCTTGGTATATACAGCTTCTTTCATGCTTCAAGAATCCATTTATACTGATTTTGCTTGGGTTAGATATATTCTCCTACTTTTCAGATGATTTAGAAGCAGCCATCATCATCAGCACGATGGTTTCCATCAGCGTGCTAATCACCTTTACTCAGGAATTCCGTTCCATACGGACAGCAGAAAAACTGAAAGCGATGGTCAAAACAACTGCAACAGTAACCCGACTATCCACAAAACAAGAGATCGATATGGAGAGACTAGTACCTGGTGACATGATCCATCTTTCAGCCGGAGATCTTGTTCCAGCAGATGTTCGAATTCTCTTCTCCAAAGATCTGTTTGTCAGTGAATCGGCTCTCACCGGTGAAGCCTTACCCGTAGAAAAACAAGCTTCCGCCCTTCAATCTCTAAATGCATTAGAACTTTCAAATATTTGTTATATGGGGACAAACGTGATTAGTGGTTCTGCCACTGCCCTAGTGGTTTCGACCGGGTCTTCTACTTACTTTGGTTCTATGACAAAAACATTGGTAGGTAAACGTCCGTTGACAAGCTTTGATAAAGGCGTGAACAGCGTTACCTTTGTCCTTATTCGCTTTATGTTAATTATGGTTCCCATCATTTTCTTCATAAATGGTTTTACTAAAGGTGATTGGATGGAAGCTCTTTTCTTCGGGTTATCAGTTGCTGTTGGCTTAACGCCAGAAATGCTCCCCGTTATTGTTACAGCCAATCTAGCCAAAGGTGCGATCAGCATGGCTCGCAACAAAGTGGTTGTAAAGAGACTCAATGCTATCCAAAATTTTGGAGCTATGGACATTTTATGCACAGACAAGACGGGAACACTTACTCAAGATAAAATCGTTTTAGAAAAGCATTTGGATATTTATGGGAACGAAAGTAAGAACGTATTGGAGTATGCCTATTTAAACAGTTACCATCAAACAGGATTAAAAAATTTATTAGATGTTGCCGTCTTAGAGCATGCCGAGCTAACCGACGTTCTGGGAGCCGAGAAGAGCTATCAAAAAATAGATGAAATACCTTTCGATTTTAATCGACGCAGAATGTCAGTGGCATTAGAAAAAAACAATGGAGGACGTATTCTCATTTGTAAAGGGGCTATGGAAGAAATTCTAAGTATTTGTACTGAAGTATCTACTAATGGACAAATCGTGCCCCTTACATCACAAATGACGGATAACATACAAGAAGTTGTACATGGATTAAACACAGATGGTTTACGTGTTGTCGCCGTTGCCATTAAACATTCTGACTCAATAGACAATTCGTACAGCGTCAAAGATGAGAGTGATATGATTCTTGTAGGATACATTGGCTTTTTAGATCCACCAAAGGAAAGTGCCGCAACCGCAATACAAGCACTGAATAAAAACGGTGTCGATGTCAAAGTCCTTACAGGTGATAATGCAGCAGTTACTCGTAAGGTTTGTAAAGACATAGGTTTACAAGTAGATCGGATTGTTCTAGGAAGTGAAATTGATGATATAACGGATGAGATGCTAGCTGATCTAGCTGAAAAGACAACAGTCTTTGCCAAGCTGAATCCGCTACAAAAGGCAAGAATTGTTCGAGCACTTCAAAGTAAAGGTCACACTGTGGGGTTCATGGGGGATGGAATCAATGACGCAGCATCTTTACGTGATGCAGATGTGGGAATTTCGGTGGATACAGCAGTCGATATCGCAAAAGAATCAGCAGATATCATTTTGTTAGAAAAAAGCTTGATGGTTTTAGAAAAAGGAGTTATCGAAGGGCGTAGAACGTTTGGGAACATAATTAAATATATCAAGATGACGGCTAGTTCCAATTTTGGTAATGTATTTAGTGTACTGGGTTCAAGTGCATTCCTGCCTTTCCTCCCCATGTTACCCATTCACTTGTTAATTCAAAATTTGTTTTACGATATTTCAATGCTATCCATCCCTTGGGACAACATGGATAAGAAATTTTTACAGACTCCAAGAAAGTGGGATGCTAAATCGGTGGGTCGATTCATGATCTTCATCGGTCCTATTAGCTCGATCTTCGATTATGCTACCTATTTCGTCATGTATTATGTATTTGCAGCCAATACCATTGCTGATCAATCCTTATTCCAATCTGGCTGGTTTATCGAAGGACTATTGTCTCAAACTCTCATTGTGCATATGATTCGCACAGAAAAAATACCATTTATTCAGAGTCGAGCTAGTTTACCGGTATTACTTTTAACCAGTGTCATTATCATTGCGGGAATCTATATACCGTTCTCTGCATTTGGAGCAAGTGTTGGATTACAGCCGTTACCACTGGAATATTTCCCTTGGTTAGTAGGAATATTACTTAGTTATGCTCTCCTCACCCATTTCATAAAAAAATGGTACATTCGTAAATTTAATGAATGGTTGTAAGCTAACCTACAAATTAGAGGAGGATCGTGTATAAATCTTTCGGGTCCAATTCCCCACCCCATATGGACCCAAAGCAAGAATAGGCATAGCTCGTATCGTAATTCGTGTACGTACAGCAATCATTTGGGGAGCATCTGGTCTTTTACATATTGCTATCGGAAAACTATGTAAGCCGAGGCAATCTACAACGGTGCTCCTCTTATGATTTCTTTCTCACTGCCAATACTACAAAAAGCCAACCCAATAAGAAACAGACGCCGCCGATCGGGGTAATAGCTCCTAGCATTTTAACTCCTGTTGCACATAAGAGATACAG
It includes:
- the mgtA gene encoding magnesium-translocating P-type ATPase; this encodes MKRQKHINKTSLNHDISSHLIEASTMHIDTLMQSLSTTMNGLSEPEVNERLNQYGKNQIAHEKQPAWYIQLLSCFKNPFILILLGLDIFSYFSDDLEAAIIISTMVSISVLITFTQEFRSIRTAEKLKAMVKTTATVTRLSTKQEIDMERLVPGDMIHLSAGDLVPADVRILFSKDLFVSESALTGEALPVEKQASALQSLNALELSNICYMGTNVISGSATALVVSTGSSTYFGSMTKTLVGKRPLTSFDKGVNSVTFVLIRFMLIMVPIIFFINGFTKGDWMEALFFGLSVAVGLTPEMLPVIVTANLAKGAISMARNKVVVKRLNAIQNFGAMDILCTDKTGTLTQDKIVLEKHLDIYGNESKNVLEYAYLNSYHQTGLKNLLDVAVLEHAELTDVLGAEKSYQKIDEIPFDFNRRRMSVALEKNNGGRILICKGAMEEILSICTEVSTNGQIVPLTSQMTDNIQEVVHGLNTDGLRVVAVAIKHSDSIDNSYSVKDESDMILVGYIGFLDPPKESAATAIQALNKNGVDVKVLTGDNAAVTRKVCKDIGLQVDRIVLGSEIDDITDEMLADLAEKTTVFAKLNPLQKARIVRALQSKGHTVGFMGDGINDAASLRDADVGISVDTAVDIAKESADIILLEKSLMVLEKGVIEGRRTFGNIIKYIKMTASSNFGNVFSVLGSSAFLPFLPMLPIHLLIQNLFYDISMLSIPWDNMDKKFLQTPRKWDAKSVGRFMIFIGPISSIFDYATYFVMYYVFAANTIADQSLFQSGWFIEGLLSQTLIVHMIRTEKIPFIQSRASLPVLLLTSVIIIAGIYIPFSAFGASVGLQPLPLEYFPWLVGILLSYALLTHFIKKWYIRKFNEWL